The nucleotide window GATCTCGCCATCGGCGCCGCGCACGATGACGACGCCATAGTCGCCGACGCGGTGGGTCACGAAGCTGCCCGGCTTGGGCAGTTCGCAGGCCGGCACGGCAAAGAGCCAGTCGCGGTAGAAGATGTTTTCCATGTCCGCGCGGAACACGTCCGCATCGGTATAGAATGCCTGCTCCAGCGCATGGCCCGGCCGACGCCGCGCCAGCAATTCGCTGATCGGTTGGGTGTTCATCCTTGGCCTCCTGCCGCGCCCCGCGGCAAATTCGGGCAGGAGGTCGGCACGCGCGGTCCACAGGTGCGGCAAGCGAGGAGCCGGACCCGAAGCAGCGCCCGCACCGCCTCCCGCGGTTTGACGTCATTGCAAGGCTGGTTTCCGGACTCCGGTGCGGCCCTTGTGCGGGACCTCGTGGCGCGAAACCTTCCCGGGGCTCCTCTTCCCCAGTGGTCGTGACCGCGCCCGTTGCAACACCGTTACCGTTGCGGGGGCAGTGCCGGGATTTCACCGGCTTCCCAATTCTCCGCCCGCAGGCGGCACCTTGCAACTTCCCCGATTATCACAGGCCGGGCGGCGCAATATGAGAATTGCGACACTCGCTGAAGTGAATCAGACATCCTGCACGATGGGACAAAAATCGCTGCAGCAAGGTAAACTATATATTGACAGTTTCGTGTGCCAGTACCCAATATGGTGTTGCTTTGGTGCCCGCGACTCGACATTGTGGGTGAAAAGGGAAGCCGGTGCGACACCGGCGCTGCCCCCGCAACTGTAAGCGGCAAGCCAAGGTCCGGAACCACTGGTGAGGCAACACCGGGAAGGCGGACCAAGGCGCAAGAGCCGCGAGCCAGGAGACCTGCCAAGGCGCAGTGAACGACGACCGCGGGCGGAGGGCCCGGGCGCGTGTCAGGGGCCCTGGTGGCCTGCTGTTCCCGTGTCCTGTCCCGCCATTCGCAAACCAAAACAAGGGACAGAGCACCATGAGCATCACCGTCTATTCCAAACCTGCCTGCGTGCAGTGCACCGCAACGACCCGAGCGCTGGACGCCCGTGGCCTCGCCTATGACATCGTCGACCTGACCGAGGACACCGCCGCGATGGAGCACGTGCAGGACCTGGGCTACCGGCAGGTGCCTGTCGTCGTCGCCGGAGACGATCACTGGGCCGGGTTCCGTCCCGACATGATCGGCCGGCTCTGCTGAGCGCATGGCGGGGCTGGTCTATTTCTCGAGCGGGTCCGGCAACACGCGGCGCTTCGTCGAAAAGCTGGACCTGCCGGCACGGCGGCTGCCGCGTGTCGCGAGCGATCCTGTCCCGCAGATCACCGCGCCTTTCGTTCTGATCTGCCCGACCTATGCCGATGGGCATGGCAAGGGCGCAGTCCCAAAGCAGGTGATCCGCCTGCTGAATGATCCCGCCGCCCGCGCCCTGCTGCGCGGGGTCATCGCCAGCGGCAATCGCAATTTCGGCAAGACCTTCGCCATGGCCGGCGACGTGATCGCCGCCAAATGCAGCGTGCCCGTGCTCTATCGGTTCGAACTGGCCGGCACCGACACCGACATCGCCCGCGTGCGCGCCGGGCTCGACATATTCTGGAGAGAGACATGCTTGACGCCAGCCTGACCGCCGACCTCGACTATCACGCGCTGAACGCGATGCTGAACCTTTACGACGATCAGGGCCGCATCCAGTTCGAGGCCGACCGGATGGCGGCGCGGCAGTTCTTTTTGCAGCACGTCAACCAGAACACAGTGTTCTTCCACTCGCTGGACGAAAAGCTGGGCTACCTTGTCGACGAAGGCTATTACGAGCCCGAGGTGCTGGACCAGTACTCGAAGAACTTCCAGCGCCGGATCTGGGACGCGGCCTATGGAAAGAAGTTCCGCTTCCCCAGCTTTCTGGGGGCGTTCAAGTATTACACCTCCTACACGCTGAAAACCTGGGACGGGCAGCGTTACCTGGAACGGTACGAGGACCGCGTCGTGATGAACGCGCTGGCGCTGGCGCGCGGCGACGAGACGCTGGCGCTGCAACTGATGACCGAGATCATCGAGGGCCGGTTCCAGCCCGCCACGCCCACCTTCCTGAATGCCGGCAAGAAGGCGCGGGGCGAGTTCGTGTCGTGTTTCCTGCTGCGGCTGGAAGACAACATGGAAAGCATCGGGCGGGGCATCAATTCCGCATTGCAACTGTCCAAACGCGGTGGCGGCGTCGCCCTGATGCTGACCAACATCCGAGAGCACGGCGCCCCGATCAAGGGGATCGAGAACCAGTCCTCCGGCGTTATCCCGGTGATGAAGCTGCTGGAAGACAGCTTCTCCTACGCCAACCAGCTCGGGGCGCGGCAGGGGGCCGGGGCGGTCTATCTCAATGCGCATCACCCCGATATCCTGCGCTTCCTCGATACCAAGCGCGAGAATGCGGACGAAAAGATCCGCATCAAGACGCTGTCGCTTGGCGTGGTGATCCCCGATATCACCTTCGAACTGGCCAAGAAGAACGAGGACATGTACCTGTTTTCCCCGCATGACGTGGAAAAGGTCTATGGCTGCGCGTTTTCGGACATCTCCGTGACCGAGAAATATCACGAGATGGTCGACGACCCGCGCATCCGCAAGAAGAAGATCAACGCCCGCGCGTTCTTTCAAACCATCGCCGAGATCCAGTTCGAAAGCGGGTATCCCTACATCATGTTCGAGGACACGGCGAACCGCGCCAACCCGATCGCGGGGCGCATCGCCATGTCGAACCTCTGCTCGGAAATCCTGCAGGTGAACGAGGCATCAGAATTCAACGACGACCTCAGCTATGCCCATATGGGCGCTGATATTTCCTGCAACCTCGGCTCGATGAACATTGCCCGCGCAATGGACGGCGGCGACCTCGCCGGGGCGGTCGGCACAGCGATCCGGGCGCTGAACGCGGTGTCTGAAATGAGCGCCATCGACAGCGTGCCGTCGATCCGCAAGGGCAACGAGGACAGCCACGCCATCGGGCTGGGCCAGATGAACCTGCACGGCTACCTCGCGCGCGAGCGCATCCACTATGGCTCGCCCGAGGGGATCGACTTCACCAACATCTATTTCTGCACCGTGCTCTATCACGCGTTGCGGGCATCGAACGCGCTGGCCCGCGAGCGGGGGCGGTCGTTCAAGGGGTTCGAGGCCTCCGATTATGCCGACGGTACCTTTTTCGACAAATACGTCAGCCGCGACTGGGTGCCCGAGACCGAGCGGGTGACGACGCTATTCGCCGAGGCCGGTGTTGCCGTGCCCACCCAAGAGGACTGGGCGAACCTGCGCGACGCCGTGATGGCGGACGGGCTTTACAATCGCAACCTTCAGGCGGTGCCGCCCACCGGCTCGATCAGCTACATCAACTACGCCACCTCCTCGATCCATCCGATCACGTCGAAGATCGAGATCCGCAAGGAAGGCAAGATCGGGCGCGTCTATTATCCCGCGCCCTACATGACCAACGACAATCTCGAGTATTACCGCGACGCCTACGAGATCGGGCCCGAGGCGATCATCGACACCTATGCCGCGGCCACGCAGCATGTCGACCAGGGGCTGTCGCTGACGCTGTTCTTCCCCGCCGAGGCCACGACCCGCGATATCAACCGGGCGCAGATCTACGCGTGGAAGAAGGGGATCAAGACAATCTACTATATCCGCCTGCGCCAGATGGCCCTGGAAGGGACCGAGGTGCAGGGCTGCGTCTCGTGCTCTCTTTGACCTGACGCCCCGCAACCGCACCGCCGCAATACCGACGCGATACAGACGTGATGCCGACGTCGAAAATCCGCCCCCAAAGGCCCGGAGACCGCCATGAAAGACCTCGCCAAAACCACCCGCGCCATACCCCGCGCCGTCAACTGGAACCGCCTCGAGGACGAGATCGACCTCGATGTCTGGAACCGCCTGACGGTCAATTTCTGGCTGCCGGAAAAGGTGCCGTTGTCAAATGACATCCCCAGTTGGTCGCAGCTGACCGAGGACGAGCGACAGTTGACAATCCGGGTGTTCACCGGGCTTACGCTGCTCGACACGATCCAGAACACCGTGGGCGCACCGAGCCTGATGGAAGATGCGATCACGCCCCATGAAGAGGCGGTGCTGAGCAATATCTCCTTCATGGAAGCGGTCCATGCTCGCAGCTATTCTTCCGTGTTTTCAACCCTTTGCCAGACGGCCGAGGTGGACGAGGCGTTCCGCTGGTCGGCCGAGAACGAGCACCTTCAGGCGAAGTCGCGCCTGATCCTCGACGAGTACGACGCCACCGCCTCGCCCCTGCGAAAGAAGGTGGCCAGCGTATTTCTGGAGTCCTTCCTGTTCTACTCGGGCTTCTACCTGCCGATGCACTGGTCCAGCCGGGCACGGCTGACCAATACCGCCGACCTGATCCGCCTGATCATCCGTGACGAGGCGATCCATGGCTATTACATCGGCTACAAGTTCCAGCGCGGGTTGGAGCGTCTGCCCGAGGCCGAACGGCAGGAGATCAAGGATTTTGCCTTCGGTCTGCTGTTTGACCTCTACGAGATCGAGGCGCGCTATACCGAGCAGCTTTACGATCCGCTGGGACTGACCGAGGATGTGAAAGCCTTCCTGCATTACAACGCCAACAAGGCGCTGCACAACCTCGGGTTCGAGGCGCTATTTCCCGACGAGGCCTGCAAGGTAAATCCGGCGATCATGGCGGCCCTGTCGCCCAACTCGGACGAGAACCACGATTTCTTCTCGGGCTCGGGGTCCAGCTATGTCATCGGGAAGGCCGTCGCGACAGAAGACGAAGACTGGGATTTCTGAAGTGAGGTCTTCACTTTTTCGGGACGACGGGCCTGTGCGAGTCTTGCGGCTGAGACGCTAGAGACCAGCGGATGTGCCGAGGCACCTCGTTCCTTCGGTGCTGACGTCGACCATGCGGGTTTCAACATGTTCTCAGAAGCCGAAGACCGTCATAGACGGCCGCATGGATATTACGGGAGGCAACGGCGTCGCCGATCCGGAAGAGCGAAAAACTGGATTGCGTGTTGCGGATGAGGGTCTGGGGGCGTCCGGCCAAGAGAGCGTCCCTATCCACCTCGCCCAGGTTGCGGGAGAGGGGTTTGAGGTCGAAATAGAGGTCGTCCAGGGGAATGGTGCCATTGTTGACCACGACCTGGTCCACCTCGCGCGTGGACTGCGCGGCACTGAAATCGCTGCCCAGCCTGGCCAGGAGACGGTTGCCCGCGCGCTCGACCGATCGCAGCCGCCACGTGACTGTGAAGGTTACATCGCGCGCCTGCATTTCGCGCAGGAAGGGCGTCAGCGTCATCGGCATCACCTCGGCTGACAGGGCGCGCTCGGGGCTGACGATCTCGACCCTTGCGCCGGTGGCCGCGATCATCTCGGCGGCCTGAAGGCCGGCCGCGTCGCCGGAATTGTCGAACACGAGAACGTTGCGGCCCGGCTGCGCATCCCCCGAGAGGATGTCCCAGCTGGACACGGTCAGGTCCTGACCGGAGCTGAGCGGTACCTCATGGGGCAAACCGCCGGTGGCGACGATCACCACGTCCGCGCCGGCCTCGGTGACGGTTTCGGTCTCGGCGAAGCTGTTGAAGTGGAACCGCACGCCCAGCCGTTCGCATTCGGCCATGCGCCAGCCGATGAGCGACAGGATCTCGCGCCGCCGCGGCGACTGGGCCAGCAGCCGCACCTGTCCGCCGGGGTCGTTGGCGGCTTCGTGAAGCTCGACCCGGTGGCCCCGCAGGGCGGCGACGCGCGCCGCTTCGAGACCGCCGGGGCCGGCGCCGATCACCAGCACGCGGCGGGCCGTTTCGGCGGGTTCGATGCGATGGGGCTGTTCGCGTTCCCGCCCGGTCGAGGGGTTGTGGGCGCAGAGCGCGGCGGCCCCCTGAAACCGGCGGTCGAGGCAGAAGTTGGCCCCGACGCAGGGGCGGATGCGCTCTTCTTCGCCGGCGGCGATCCGGCGTCCGATATCGGGGTCGGCCAGATGGGCGCGGGTCATGCCGATCATGTCCACCATGCCGGAGGCGATGGCGTGCCGCGCGGTGGCGACATCGGCCACCTTGGCGGCATGAAAGACGGGCATTTCGGTGGCCTTGCGCAGGCTGGCCGCGGCGTCGAGATGCGGCGCGCTGGGCATTCCGTGAACCGGGATCATATCGGTCAGTCCGGCGTCGGTGTCGATATGGCCTCGGGTCACGTTGAGGAAGTCCACGAGGCCGCTGTCGCGGAGGCGACGCGAGATTTCCACCCCTTCTTCGGCGTCGACGCCGTCGGCGCACATTTCATCGCCGGCATAGCGCAGCCCCAGAAGGAAGTCCGGGCCGACGCGGCGGCGGGTCTCGGTCAGCACCTCCATCGCGAGACGCATGCGGTTTTCGAGCGATCCGCCATAGGGCGCGTCAAGGTGATTGGAGCGTGGCGACCAGAACTGATCCAGCAGGTGGCCGGTGGCGAGAAATTCGAGCCCGTCGAGGCCTGCATCACGCATCCGTTCGGCGGCGGTTGCGTAATCGTCGATGATGCGGGCGATGTCCCAGTCCTCGGCCAGCTTGGCCGCGTGCCGGTGCGCGACCTCACGCTCATGGCTGGCGGAAATCGTCGGCAGCCAGTCGCCCCGGTCCCAGCGGGTGCGCCGGCCGTGATGGGTGAGCTGGATCATCACCGCGCAGCCATGATCGTGGCACTCGTCGGCCAATCTGCGCATCAGCGGTACGATCTCGTCGCGATAGGCCTGCACGCCGCCTGAACTGGGGGCGCTGTCGGGCGAGACCGCGGCGGAGCCCATCGTCATCGTCAGCGCCACCCCGCCGCGGGCCCGCGCGACATGATAGGCGCGATAGCGCTCCTTGGGCAGCCCGTCCTCGGAGTAACCCGGCTCGTGCCCGGTGATCAGCAGGCGGTTCTTGAGCGTCAGCGGCCCGATCTGGAAGGGCTGCATCAATGGGTCTTCGCGCATGGGTCGGTCTATCCTCGTTGGTGGCGGTTGTCTTGTCACCCGGGCCGGTGCGATCCCGAGCGCGCGGGGTTCAAGGGCAGCTTTGCAAAAAACAAAGCGCATATGCTGTGGTATCCGGGCCGGAAACCGCAGAAAAAACCGTGACGATTGGTCGATACTGTGTAGGAAGTGGTATTCGACCCCGCGCGGCACGGCCCGACGTGCCTGCGCCGCGGAAGATGAGGGATATGCGTACGCATGGTAAGACAGGTTGGCGAGCCCGGAAATGACGCATTGTCCGCGGGAGACGCGTCGACGGACGACAGCTTTCGCGTGGACAAGTTCGTGGCCACCGCGCACCGGATCAGCCTGGCCGACCGGGCGCTGTTGCACGAACTGACCGTCGGGGTTTTCTGGCCGCACCGATGGCGTGATCTGGATGTCTTCATTTCGCTGGGCGAAGGGTACTTGGCGGTCGACGAGATCGGTCGCGCCATGGGGTCGGCCATGTGTTTTCGCGCGGAGCCGGATTTCGCGATGCTGGGCATGATGGTGACCGCGCCGCGGCTTCAGACGATGGGAACGGGGCGTTGGCTGTTGCGCAGGGTGATGAAAGAATGCTCCAAGGCGGACTTGCGGCTCAGCGCGACGCGGCAGGGATACCGGCTTTACAAGGAAGCGGGCTTTGTGCCGCTGACGACGATCCGGCAGCATCAGGGCATGACGCGGCGGGTTCAGTCGCCCGATCCGGTGCCTGGCGTCACCGCGCGCGCGATGGAGGTGGAAGACACCGCCGCAATCGCGGCGTTGGATACGCAAGCGTATGGGGCGGCAAGGGACAGGATCCTGGCGGAGATGCTGCGCCTGTCCGATGGCATGGTCGTCGAGCGGGAGGGCACGATCTGCGGTTTTGCGCTGCGCCGCCGTTTCGGGCGCGGGTGGGTCATAGGACCCGTGGTCGCCGAGACCGAGGACATCGCGATGATGCTGGCCGCCCCGCTGATCAAGCGCAGTGAAGGCGATTTCGTGCGCCTTGACACGCCAGTGGAAAGCGAGAAGTTCAGCGCTTTCCTGTCGGCCATCGGTATGGGGGTCTACGACACCGTCACCGAAATGTACCTGGGCCGGCAGCGTCGACCGCTGGACGGCCCGCGGATGTTCGGACTGGCGGCCCACTCGCTTGGCTGAGCGCGGCGGGCATCAGGCCAGACGATCCTTGAGCGCAAACCACATGCCGACGAAGGGCAGGAACCAGGGACGGCCCGAGTAACCCGGCACGGTCGGCCAGTCGAGTCCGGCCAGAGGGTTGGTGTCTTCGCGGCCCATGGCGAGATCGGCGAGCGACGCGCCCACCAGGGTCGACATTTGTGCGCCGTGCCCGGAATACCCCATCCCGTAGATCATGCCGTCCATCTCGCCGGCGCGGGGCAGCCTGTCCTTGGTCATGCCCACAAGCCCGCCCCAGCAATAGTCGATCGGCACATTTGCAAGCTGCGGAAAGATCTGCGCCATGCCGGCGCGCAGGATGGCCCCCGACTTGGCGTCGGATCGCTGGTCGGAGGTGGCCGAGAACCGCGCGCGTCCGCCGAAGATCAGGCGGTTGTCGGGCGACAGGCGGAAATAGTTTCCGATGTTCATGGAGGTCACGCAGGTGCGGTTGCCGGGCATGGTCGCCGCGACTTCGTCGTCGTCGAGCGGGCGCGTGGCCACGATGAAGGAGCCGACCGCGATGATGCGCTTGCGGAAGGGCTTGAGTGGTGCGGCGCCGTGGACGCCCGAGTAGGCGTCGGTCGCGGCGATCACACGCTCCGCCTGGAGGTGACCGCGCGGAGTTTCGAGCCGCCAGCCGCCATTCTGCCTGTGCCGGGCCGTCACCGGCGCGCCTTCCCAGATCCGCGCTCCGTGGCCGGAGGCGGCGCGGGCCAGGCCGGTGACGTAGCGGCCCATATGCATCATCGCCGATTTCGGCTGAAGCGTCGCGCCGTGGAAGGCGCGAGAGCCGATTTCATCGCGCAGTTCGGACGCCTCGAGCCAGCGCGCCTCGGGGTCGACCTCGCGGGCGATCAGGTCGCAGTTCGCGCGCAGCCCGGCGACATGGCCGGGTTTGGAGGCGAGCTTGAGCTTGCCCGAGCGGCGGAAATCGCAGGAGATACGTTCCTCGGCAATGATATCCTCTATCATGTCGATCGAGCGATCGTAGGCCTTGTAAAGCGCGTGGGCGCGTGTTGCGCCCAGATGTGCCTTGGCGGCGGCATAGCCATGCGCAATGCCGTTGTTGAGATGCCCGCCGTTGCGGCCCGATCCGCCTGCGCCGACATGCTGTGCCTCGAGCAGGGCCACCGACACGCCCGCGCGCGCCAGTCGCAGCGCGGCGCTGAGGCCGGTGAAGCCGCCACCGATGATGGCGACATCGAACCGTCCCTCGACCGGGCCATCTTGGCCGCCCTCGAAGGGCGGGGCGGTGTCGAGCCAATAGGACGTGTATTTCATGTTCGTCTCCGCGTGCATCAAAGCCCGACCAGCGCGGGCAATCCGGAGATGTCCGGAATCTCGGTATATCCGTAATACGGATTGGCGGGCTCGTGGCCGCGATTGACCCAGGCCTTGTGGGTGATACCGAGATCATGCGCCGTCATCAGGTCGTAGCGGAAACTTGAGGAGACGTGCAGAATATCCTCGGGGCCGCAACCCAGCTGGTCGAACATGTATTCGAAGGCCTGCATCCGGGGTTTGTAGGCCTGCGCATCCTCGGCGGTGAAGACATGC belongs to Roseovarius sp. THAF27 and includes:
- the nrdF gene encoding class 1b ribonucleoside-diphosphate reductase subunit beta; the encoded protein is MKDLAKTTRAIPRAVNWNRLEDEIDLDVWNRLTVNFWLPEKVPLSNDIPSWSQLTEDERQLTIRVFTGLTLLDTIQNTVGAPSLMEDAITPHEEAVLSNISFMEAVHARSYSSVFSTLCQTAEVDEAFRWSAENEHLQAKSRLILDEYDATASPLRKKVASVFLESFLFYSGFYLPMHWSSRARLTNTADLIRLIIRDEAIHGYYIGYKFQRGLERLPEAERQEIKDFAFGLLFDLYEIEARYTEQLYDPLGLTEDVKAFLHYNANKALHNLGFEALFPDEACKVNPAIMAALSPNSDENHDFFSGSGSSYVIGKAVATEDEDWDF
- a CDS encoding NADH:flavin oxidoreductase, which produces MREDPLMQPFQIGPLTLKNRLLITGHEPGYSEDGLPKERYRAYHVARARGGVALTMTMGSAAVSPDSAPSSGGVQAYRDEIVPLMRRLADECHDHGCAVMIQLTHHGRRTRWDRGDWLPTISASHEREVAHRHAAKLAEDWDIARIIDDYATAAERMRDAGLDGLEFLATGHLLDQFWSPRSNHLDAPYGGSLENRMRLAMEVLTETRRRVGPDFLLGLRYAGDEMCADGVDAEEGVEISRRLRDSGLVDFLNVTRGHIDTDAGLTDMIPVHGMPSAPHLDAAASLRKATEMPVFHAAKVADVATARHAIASGMVDMIGMTRAHLADPDIGRRIAAGEEERIRPCVGANFCLDRRFQGAAALCAHNPSTGREREQPHRIEPAETARRVLVIGAGPGGLEAARVAALRGHRVELHEAANDPGGQVRLLAQSPRRREILSLIGWRMAECERLGVRFHFNSFAETETVTEAGADVVIVATGGLPHEVPLSSGQDLTVSSWDILSGDAQPGRNVLVFDNSGDAAGLQAAEMIAATGARVEIVSPERALSAEVMPMTLTPFLREMQARDVTFTVTWRLRSVERAGNRLLARLGSDFSAAQSTREVDQVVVNNGTIPLDDLYFDLKPLSRNLGEVDRDALLAGRPQTLIRNTQSSFSLFRIGDAVASRNIHAAVYDGLRLLRTC
- the nrdE gene encoding class 1b ribonucleoside-diphosphate reductase subunit alpha → MLDASLTADLDYHALNAMLNLYDDQGRIQFEADRMAARQFFLQHVNQNTVFFHSLDEKLGYLVDEGYYEPEVLDQYSKNFQRRIWDAAYGKKFRFPSFLGAFKYYTSYTLKTWDGQRYLERYEDRVVMNALALARGDETLALQLMTEIIEGRFQPATPTFLNAGKKARGEFVSCFLLRLEDNMESIGRGINSALQLSKRGGGVALMLTNIREHGAPIKGIENQSSGVIPVMKLLEDSFSYANQLGARQGAGAVYLNAHHPDILRFLDTKRENADEKIRIKTLSLGVVIPDITFELAKKNEDMYLFSPHDVEKVYGCAFSDISVTEKYHEMVDDPRIRKKKINARAFFQTIAEIQFESGYPYIMFEDTANRANPIAGRIAMSNLCSEILQVNEASEFNDDLSYAHMGADISCNLGSMNIARAMDGGDLAGAVGTAIRALNAVSEMSAIDSVPSIRKGNEDSHAIGLGQMNLHGYLARERIHYGSPEGIDFTNIYFCTVLYHALRASNALARERGRSFKGFEASDYADGTFFDKYVSRDWVPETERVTTLFAEAGVAVPTQEDWANLRDAVMADGLYNRNLQAVPPTGSISYINYATSSIHPITSKIEIRKEGKIGRVYYPAPYMTNDNLEYYRDAYEIGPEAIIDTYAAATQHVDQGLSLTLFFPAEATTRDINRAQIYAWKKGIKTIYYIRLRQMALEGTEVQGCVSCSL
- the nrdI gene encoding class Ib ribonucleoside-diphosphate reductase assembly flavoprotein NrdI, yielding MAGLVYFSSGSGNTRRFVEKLDLPARRLPRVASDPVPQITAPFVLICPTYADGHGKGAVPKQVIRLLNDPAARALLRGVIASGNRNFGKTFAMAGDVIAAKCSVPVLYRFELAGTDTDIARVRAGLDIFWRETCLTPA
- a CDS encoding FAD-binding oxidoreductase, with translation MKYTSYWLDTAPPFEGGQDGPVEGRFDVAIIGGGFTGLSAALRLARAGVSVALLEAQHVGAGGSGRNGGHLNNGIAHGYAAAKAHLGATRAHALYKAYDRSIDMIEDIIAEERISCDFRRSGKLKLASKPGHVAGLRANCDLIAREVDPEARWLEASELRDEIGSRAFHGATLQPKSAMMHMGRYVTGLARAASGHGARIWEGAPVTARHRQNGGWRLETPRGHLQAERVIAATDAYSGVHGAAPLKPFRKRIIAVGSFIVATRPLDDDEVAATMPGNRTCVTSMNIGNYFRLSPDNRLIFGGRARFSATSDQRSDAKSGAILRAGMAQIFPQLANVPIDYCWGGLVGMTKDRLPRAGEMDGMIYGMGYSGHGAQMSTLVGASLADLAMGREDTNPLAGLDWPTVPGYSGRPWFLPFVGMWFALKDRLA
- the nrdH gene encoding glutaredoxin-like protein NrdH → MSITVYSKPACVQCTATTRALDARGLAYDIVDLTEDTAAMEHVQDLGYRQVPVVVAGDDHWAGFRPDMIGRLC
- a CDS encoding GNAT family N-acetyltransferase, which translates into the protein MVRQVGEPGNDALSAGDASTDDSFRVDKFVATAHRISLADRALLHELTVGVFWPHRWRDLDVFISLGEGYLAVDEIGRAMGSAMCFRAEPDFAMLGMMVTAPRLQTMGTGRWLLRRVMKECSKADLRLSATRQGYRLYKEAGFVPLTTIRQHQGMTRRVQSPDPVPGVTARAMEVEDTAAIAALDTQAYGAARDRILAEMLRLSDGMVVEREGTICGFALRRRFGRGWVIGPVVAETEDIAMMLAAPLIKRSEGDFVRLDTPVESEKFSAFLSAIGMGVYDTVTEMYLGRQRRPLDGPRMFGLAAHSLG